The Agromyces sp. G08B096 DNA window CAGATTGTTGCGGATGCCCCAGAGCATCAGCGCCGCGCCCTGGTGCGGGGTCGTGAACGCCGACAACGGCCCGATGCGCTTGACGCCGCGGAAGGCCTGGCCCGGCTCCGGCGGGCTCGACAGCAGCGTGAGGCTCGCGAACGCCTCGGGGCGTGCGACGAGCGCGCGCTGAGCGAGGGTGCCCGCGAAGCTGTAGCCGAGGACGTGTGCCGGGGTGCGGCCGGAGTCGAGCACCGCGAGGAGATCGTCGAGGAAGAGGTCGGCGTCGTAGTGCTCGCGCGGCGGGTCGAGCCGCCACGGCCCGGCCCGGTACGACTCGTACTGACCCGCGAGGTCGAAGGACTCCACCCGGTACCCGGCTGCCGCGAGGAGCGGCAGCATGAGGACGAAGTCCTCTTTCGATCCGGTCGCACCCGGCACCAGCACGACGCGCTCGCCGTCGGCCGGCCCGAAGGAGATCCGGGCCAGCGGGCCGCTCGGCGCGTCGAAGAGGTCTTGGTCGGTGCCGTCGGGCAGCGCTCGCCAGTCGAGGTCGGGGATCGCCCGGTCGAGCGCGGCCGCCTCGGCCTCCCATCCGGCCGGCGGCGGTGCGAGCACGCCGGCGGGCGTCGACCGGATCGTGGCATCCGTCGCGGGCCGATGCGGGTCGGCGCCTGTCCCCTCCGTCACGTCCCTCACGATAGCGCGCGCCGACGACGGCGCCGGCGCACGGCCCGCTGCCAGCGAACACCGGGCGCGCGCACAGCGGCGCGCCGTATCGTGGAGGCATGCCTACCGTCGACCTGACCCTGGAGACCTTCGAGCAGACGATCCTCGAGGGCGGTACCGTCTTCGTCGACTTCTGGGCCGGCTGGTGCGGTCCGTGCCTCGCTTTCGCCCCGCACTATCAGGCCGCCGCGGAGGACAACCCCGACCTGGTCTTCGCGAAGGTCGACACCGAGGCCCAGCAGCAGCTCGCGGCCGCGATGAACATCACGTCGATCCCGACGATCATGGCGTTCAAGGACGGCATCGGCGTGTTCGCCCAGGCCGGGGCGCTGCCCCGCCCCGT harbors:
- a CDS encoding alpha/beta fold hydrolase, whose product is MTEGTGADPHRPATDATIRSTPAGVLAPPPAGWEAEAAALDRAIPDLDWRALPDGTDQDLFDAPSGPLARISFGPADGERVVLVPGATGSKEDFVLMLPLLAAAGYRVESFDLAGQYESYRAGPWRLDPPREHYDADLFLDDLLAVLDSGRTPAHVLGYSFAGTLAQRALVARPEAFASLTLLSSPPEPGQAFRGVKRIGPLSAFTTPHQGAALMLWGIRNNLNRVPPGRLAFVRERFALTRRDSVDDIIACMMATPDLRAEVAATPIPKLVAVGAHDLWPIELHQRSAQEIGARFAVYETGHSPCETAPHQLVRDLLEVFAAA
- a CDS encoding thioredoxin family protein, producing MPTVDLTLETFEQTILEGGTVFVDFWAGWCGPCLAFAPHYQAAAEDNPDLVFAKVDTEAQQQLAAAMNITSIPTIMAFKDGIGVFAQAGALPRPVLDDLVSQVRALDMDQVRAQLAAADSDELAEA